A single region of the Eulemur rufifrons isolate Redbay chromosome 8, OSU_ERuf_1, whole genome shotgun sequence genome encodes:
- the UBAP2L gene encoding ubiquitin-associated protein 2-like isoform X10, with product MMTSVGTNRARGNWEQPQNQNQTQHKQRPQATAEQIRLAQMISDHNDADFEEKVKQLIDITGKNQDECVIALHDCNGDVNRAINVLLEGNPDTHSWEMVGKKKGVSGQKDGGQTESNEEGKENRDRDRDYSRRRGGPPRRGRVRGQENGLDGTKSGGPSGRGTERGRRGRGRGRGGSGRRGGRFSAQGMGTFNPADYAEPANTDDNYGNSSGNTWNNTGHFEPDDGTSAWRTATEEWGTEDWNEDLSETKIFTASNVSSVPLPAENVTITAGQRIDLAVLLGKTPSSMENDSSNLDPSQAPSLAQPLVFSNSKQSAISQPASGNTFSHHSMVSMLGKGFGDVSEAKGSSTTGSQFLEQFKTAQALAQLAAQHSQSGSTTTSSWDMGSTTQSPSLVQYDLKNPSDSAVHSPFTKRQAFTPSSTMMEVFLQEKPPAVATSTAAPPPPSSPLPSKSTSAPQMSPGSSDNQSSSPQPAQQKLKQQKKKASLTSKIPALAVEMPGSADISGLNLQFGALQFGSEPVLSDYESTPTTSASSSQAPSSLYTSTASESSSTISSNQSQESGYQSGPIQSTTYTSQNSAQGPLYEQRSTQTRRYPSSISSSPQKDLTQAKNGFSSVQATQLQTTQSVEGATGSAVKSDSPSTSSIPPLNETVSAASLLTTTNQHSSSLGGLSHNEEIPNTTTTQHSSTLSTQQNTLSSSTSSGRTSTSTLLHTSVESEANLHSSSSTFSTTSSTVSAPPPVVSVSSSLNSGSSLGLSLGSNSTVTASTRSSVATTSGKAPPNLPPGVPPLLPNPYIMAPGLLHAYPPQVYGYDDLQMLQTRFPLDYYSIPFPTPTTPLTGRDGSLASNPYSGDLTKFGRGDASSPAPATTLAQPQQNQTQTHHTTQQTFLNPALPPGYSYTSLPYYTGVPGLPSTFQYGPAVFPVAPTSSKQHGVNVSVNASATPFQQPSGYGSHGYNTGRKYPPPYKHFWTAES from the exons ttgaTTGATATTACAGGCAAGAACCAGGATGAATGTGTGATTGCTTTGCATGACTGTAATGGAGATGTCAACAGAGCCATCAACGTTCTGCTGGAAGGAAACCCAGATACG CATTCCTGGGAGATGGTTGGGAAGAAGAAGGGAGTCTCAGGACAGAAGGATGGTGGCCAGACGGAATCCAACGAGGAAGGCAAAGAAAATCGAGACCGGGACAGAGATTATAGTCGGCGACGTGGTGGGCCACCAAGACGGGGGAGAG ttcggGGTCAGGAAAATGGATTGGATGGCACCAAAAGTGGAGGGCCTTCTGGAAGAGGCACAGAAAGGGGCAGAAGGGGCCGTGGCCGAGGCAGAG gtgGATCTGGTAGGCGGGGAGGAAGGTTTTCTGCTCAAGGAATGGG aaCCTTTAACCCAGCTGATTATGCCGAGCCAGCCAATACTGATGATAACTATGGCAATAGTAGCGGCAATACGTGGAACAACACTGGCCACTTTGAACCAGATGATGGGACGA GTGCATGGAGGACTGCAACAGAGGAGTGGGGAACTGAAGATTGGAATGAAGAT CTTTCCGAGACCAAGATCTTCACTGCCTCTAATGTGTCTTCAGTGCCTCTGCCTGCGGAGAATGTGACAATCACTGCTGGTCAGAG AATTGACCTTGCTGTTCTGTTGGGGAAGACACCATCTTCAATGGAGAATGATTCATCTAATCTGGACCCATCTCAGGCTCCTTCTCTGGCCCAGCCTCTGGTGTTCAGTAACTCGAAGCAGAGTGCCATATCACAGCCTGCTTCAGGGAACACATTTTCTCATCACAGTATG GTGAGCATGTTAGGGAAAGGATTTGGTGATGTCAGTGAAGCTAAAGGCAGCAGTACCACTGGCTCCCAGTTCTTGGAGCAATTCAAGACTGCTCAAGCCCTGGCTCAGTTGGCAGCTCAGCATTCTCAATCTGGAAGCACCACCACCTCCTCTTGGGACATGGGCTCGACGACACAGTCCCCGTCACTGGTGCAGTATG ATTTGAAGAACCCAAGTGATTCAGCAGTGCACAGCCCCTTTACAAAGCGCCAGGCTTTCACCCCGTCTTCAACCATGATGGAGGTGTTCCTTCAGGAGAAGCCACCTGCAGTGGCTACCTCCACGGCTGCACCTCCACCCCCTTCTTCTCCTCTGCCAAGCAAATCCACCTCGGCTCCACAGATGTCGCCTGGATCTTCAGACAACCAATCCTCCAGCCCTCAGCCGGCTCAGCAGAAACTgaaacagcagaagaaaaaagCCTCCTTGACTTCTAAG ATTCCTGCTCTGGCTGTGGAGATGCCTGGCTCAGCAGATATCTCAGGGCTAAACCTGCAGTTCGGGGCATTGCAGTTTGGGTCAGAGCCTGTCCTTTCTGATTATGAGTCCACCCCCACCACGAGCGCCTCTTCAAGCCAGGCTCCAAGTAGCCTATATACCAGCACGGCCAG TGAATCTTCATCTACAATTTCATCTAACCAGAGTCAGGAGTCTGGTTATCAGAGTGGCCCAATTCAGTCGACAACCTATACCTCCCAAAACAGTGCTCAGGGCCCTCTTTATGAACAGAGATCCACACAGACACGGCGGTACCCCAGCTCCATCtcttcatcaccccaaaaggaccTGACTCAGGCAAAG AATGGCTTCAGTTCTGTGCAGGCCACGCAGTTACAGACCACGCAATCTGTTGAAG GTGCTACAGGCTCTGCAGTGAAATCTGACTCACCTTCCACTTCTAGCATCCCCCCTCTCAATGAAACGGTATCTGCAGCTTCCTTACTGACGacaaccaatcagcactcatccTCCTTGGGTGGCTTGAGCCACAATGAGGAGATTCCAAATACTACCACCACACAACACAGCAG CACGTTATCTACGCAGCAGAATACCCTTTCGTCATCAACATCTTCTGGGCGCACTTCGACATCTACTCTTTTG CACACAAGTGTGGAAAGTGAGGCGAATCTCCATTCTTCCTCCAGCACTTTCTCTACCACATCCAGCACAGTCTCTGCACCTCCCCCAGTGGTCAGCGTCTCCTCCAGTCTCAATAGTGGCAGTAGCCTAGGTCTTAGCCTAGGCAGCAACTCCACCGTCACAGCCTCGACTCGAAGCTCAGTTGCTACGACTTCAG GAAAAGCTCCTCCCAACCTCCCTCCTGGGGTCCCGCCATTGTTGCCTAATCCGTATATTATGGCTCCAGGGCTGTTACATGCCTATCCG CCACAAGTATATGGTTACGACGACTTGCAGATGCTTCAGACAAGATTTCCATTG GATTACTACAGCATCCCATTTCCCACACCCACCACTCCGCTGACTGGGAGGGATGGTAGCCTGGCCAGCAACCCTTATTCTG GTGACCTCACAAAATTCGGCCGTGGGgatgcctcctccccagccccggccACAACCTTGGCCCAACCCCAACAGAACCAGACGCAGACTCACCACACCACGCAGCAGACATTCCTGAACCCGGCGCTGCCTCCTGGCTACAGTTACACCAGCCTGCCATACTACACAGGGGTCCCGGGCCTCCCCAGCACCTTCCAGTATGGGCCTGCTGTGTTCCCT GTGGCTCCTACCTCTTCCAAGCAGCATGGTGTGAATGTCAGTGTGAATGCATCGGCCACCCCTTTCCAACAGCCGAGTGGATATGGGTCTCATGGATACAACACTG gaagaaaatatcCACCCCCTTACAAGCATTTCTGGACGGCTGAGAGCTAA
- the UBAP2L gene encoding ubiquitin-associated protein 2-like isoform X9 — protein MMTSVGTNRARGNWEQPQNQNQTQHKQRPQATAEQIRLAQMISDHNDADFEEKVKQLIDITGKNQDECVIALHDCNGDVNRAINVLLEGNPDTHSWEMVGKKKGVSGQKDGGQTESNEEGKENRDRDRDYSRRRGGPPRRGRGASRGREFRGQENGLDGTKSGGPSGRGTERGRRGRGRGRGGSGRRGGRFSAQGMGTFNPADYAEPANTDDNYGNSSGNTWNNTGHFEPDDGTSAWRTATEEWGTEDWNEDLSETKIFTASNVSSVPLPAENVTITAGQRIDLAVLLGKTPSSMENDSSNLDPSQAPSLAQPLVFSNSKQSAISQPASGNTFSHHSMVSMLGKGFGDVSEAKGSSTTGSQFLEQFKTAQALAQLAAQHSQSGSTTTSSWDMGSTTQSPSLVQYDLKNPSDSAVHSPFTKRQAFTPSSTMMEVFLQEKPPAVATSTAAPPPPSSPLPSKSTSAPQMSPGSSDNQSSSPQPAQQKLKQQKKKASLTSKIPALAVEMPGSADISGLNLQFGALQFGSEPVLSDYESTPTTSASSSQAPSSLYTSTASESSSTISSNQSQESGYQSGPIQSTTYTSQNSAQGPLYEQRSTQTRRYPSSISSSPQKDLTQAKNGFSSVQATQLQTTQSVEGATGSAVKSDSPSTSSIPPLNETVSAASLLTTTNQHSSSLGGLSHNEEIPNTTTTQHSSTLSTQQNTLSSSTSSGRTSTSTLLHTSVESEANLHSSSSTFSTTSSTVSAPPPVVSVSSSLNSGSSLGLSLGSNSTVTASTRSSVATTSGKAPPNLPPGVPPLLPNPYIMAPGLLHAYPPQVYGYDDLQMLQTRFPLDYYSIPFPTPTTPLTGRDGSLASNPYSGDLTKFGRGDASSPAPATTLAQPQQNQTQTHHTTQQTFLNPALPPGYSYTSLPYYTGVPGLPSTFQYGPAVFPVAPTSSKQHGVNVSVNASATPFQQPSGYGSHGYNTGRKYPPPYKHFWTAES, from the exons ttgaTTGATATTACAGGCAAGAACCAGGATGAATGTGTGATTGCTTTGCATGACTGTAATGGAGATGTCAACAGAGCCATCAACGTTCTGCTGGAAGGAAACCCAGATACG CATTCCTGGGAGATGGTTGGGAAGAAGAAGGGAGTCTCAGGACAGAAGGATGGTGGCCAGACGGAATCCAACGAGGAAGGCAAAGAAAATCGAGACCGGGACAGAGATTATAGTCGGCGACGTGGTGGGCCACCAAGACGGGGGAGAGGTGCCAGCCGTGGACGAGAGT ttcggGGTCAGGAAAATGGATTGGATGGCACCAAAAGTGGAGGGCCTTCTGGAAGAGGCACAGAAAGGGGCAGAAGGGGCCGTGGCCGAGGCAGAG gtgGATCTGGTAGGCGGGGAGGAAGGTTTTCTGCTCAAGGAATGGG aaCCTTTAACCCAGCTGATTATGCCGAGCCAGCCAATACTGATGATAACTATGGCAATAGTAGCGGCAATACGTGGAACAACACTGGCCACTTTGAACCAGATGATGGGACGA GTGCATGGAGGACTGCAACAGAGGAGTGGGGAACTGAAGATTGGAATGAAGAT CTTTCCGAGACCAAGATCTTCACTGCCTCTAATGTGTCTTCAGTGCCTCTGCCTGCGGAGAATGTGACAATCACTGCTGGTCAGAG AATTGACCTTGCTGTTCTGTTGGGGAAGACACCATCTTCAATGGAGAATGATTCATCTAATCTGGACCCATCTCAGGCTCCTTCTCTGGCCCAGCCTCTGGTGTTCAGTAACTCGAAGCAGAGTGCCATATCACAGCCTGCTTCAGGGAACACATTTTCTCATCACAGTATG GTGAGCATGTTAGGGAAAGGATTTGGTGATGTCAGTGAAGCTAAAGGCAGCAGTACCACTGGCTCCCAGTTCTTGGAGCAATTCAAGACTGCTCAAGCCCTGGCTCAGTTGGCAGCTCAGCATTCTCAATCTGGAAGCACCACCACCTCCTCTTGGGACATGGGCTCGACGACACAGTCCCCGTCACTGGTGCAGTATG ATTTGAAGAACCCAAGTGATTCAGCAGTGCACAGCCCCTTTACAAAGCGCCAGGCTTTCACCCCGTCTTCAACCATGATGGAGGTGTTCCTTCAGGAGAAGCCACCTGCAGTGGCTACCTCCACGGCTGCACCTCCACCCCCTTCTTCTCCTCTGCCAAGCAAATCCACCTCGGCTCCACAGATGTCGCCTGGATCTTCAGACAACCAATCCTCCAGCCCTCAGCCGGCTCAGCAGAAACTgaaacagcagaagaaaaaagCCTCCTTGACTTCTAAG ATTCCTGCTCTGGCTGTGGAGATGCCTGGCTCAGCAGATATCTCAGGGCTAAACCTGCAGTTCGGGGCATTGCAGTTTGGGTCAGAGCCTGTCCTTTCTGATTATGAGTCCACCCCCACCACGAGCGCCTCTTCAAGCCAGGCTCCAAGTAGCCTATATACCAGCACGGCCAG TGAATCTTCATCTACAATTTCATCTAACCAGAGTCAGGAGTCTGGTTATCAGAGTGGCCCAATTCAGTCGACAACCTATACCTCCCAAAACAGTGCTCAGGGCCCTCTTTATGAACAGAGATCCACACAGACACGGCGGTACCCCAGCTCCATCtcttcatcaccccaaaaggaccTGACTCAGGCAAAG AATGGCTTCAGTTCTGTGCAGGCCACGCAGTTACAGACCACGCAATCTGTTGAAG GTGCTACAGGCTCTGCAGTGAAATCTGACTCACCTTCCACTTCTAGCATCCCCCCTCTCAATGAAACGGTATCTGCAGCTTCCTTACTGACGacaaccaatcagcactcatccTCCTTGGGTGGCTTGAGCCACAATGAGGAGATTCCAAATACTACCACCACACAACACAGCAG CACGTTATCTACGCAGCAGAATACCCTTTCGTCATCAACATCTTCTGGGCGCACTTCGACATCTACTCTTTTG CACACAAGTGTGGAAAGTGAGGCGAATCTCCATTCTTCCTCCAGCACTTTCTCTACCACATCCAGCACAGTCTCTGCACCTCCCCCAGTGGTCAGCGTCTCCTCCAGTCTCAATAGTGGCAGTAGCCTAGGTCTTAGCCTAGGCAGCAACTCCACCGTCACAGCCTCGACTCGAAGCTCAGTTGCTACGACTTCAG GAAAAGCTCCTCCCAACCTCCCTCCTGGGGTCCCGCCATTGTTGCCTAATCCGTATATTATGGCTCCAGGGCTGTTACATGCCTATCCG CCACAAGTATATGGTTACGACGACTTGCAGATGCTTCAGACAAGATTTCCATTG GATTACTACAGCATCCCATTTCCCACACCCACCACTCCGCTGACTGGGAGGGATGGTAGCCTGGCCAGCAACCCTTATTCTG GTGACCTCACAAAATTCGGCCGTGGGgatgcctcctccccagccccggccACAACCTTGGCCCAACCCCAACAGAACCAGACGCAGACTCACCACACCACGCAGCAGACATTCCTGAACCCGGCGCTGCCTCCTGGCTACAGTTACACCAGCCTGCCATACTACACAGGGGTCCCGGGCCTCCCCAGCACCTTCCAGTATGGGCCTGCTGTGTTCCCT GTGGCTCCTACCTCTTCCAAGCAGCATGGTGTGAATGTCAGTGTGAATGCATCGGCCACCCCTTTCCAACAGCCGAGTGGATATGGGTCTCATGGATACAACACTG gaagaaaatatcCACCCCCTTACAAGCATTTCTGGACGGCTGAGAGCTAA